In the genome of Raphanus sativus cultivar WK10039 chromosome 9, ASM80110v3, whole genome shotgun sequence, the window TATAGTTACCACTTTTGATCACATCTCATCGGCACCTGCACTTTTGCCCAGGAAAAGGGCTTCTTCAACATCTGTCTAAAATCAGATTGTCAGGCACTCTTAGCTGCCATCTCCTCGACGAACTAATCGACTGACCTCTACGGGATCATTCGGGACATCGAGAATCTATCCTCTTATTTCTGTAGCATTTCGTTCTATTTTATTTCTCGCTCGCTGAATTGTAAGGCCGACTCCTTGGCTAAGTTTGCTTTGTACTCTGCTTTCCCCACCTAATTTGGATGGTTGGAACTTTTAATATCAtttggtgttcaaaaaaaaaagaaaaaacgatGAATCTTTTCAGGTTTCAGTGGTTTTCTTCAGCAACATTCATAGTCGtcattttcaaaaaacattCATAGTCGTCGTTTACATATGTTATGCAAGAAgtagaggttttttttttgctaaaaaataaTGAAGTAGAAGTCAGTATATGAACCCGGTTGAAGGAAATAAATCATTCAAAAAAGTAGAGGCTTTTCATCCACAGATGCATTTTAGTAGCTTATTTTTCTGTCGAATTCTGTAAGAACccaattgtttttttcttggggTCTCTAAACCCCAATAGTTTTACCGCGTGATAACATTTATGTTTTTCTCTATGAAGAAATTATGCCATGCTATGCTCGAATCCATTTGGTAAATCACAAGGAGAAGAGAGTTAAGAAAAAGCTTTAGCGTGAGTTAGTATGTCACAACCAATCACCTTTTTGGGCTGCTTTTTGATTTAAGTGTTCCGATAATTTGTTTGGAGAAATCACCTTCGGTACGTTGGTTCTATGAAAAGATGATAACCAATCATATAACCAAGATAACAATGGTGTCAAATTAATGGTTATCGTTTCATACGAGTGATTCAAGTTCTTACGAGTAAAGTATTTGCTATTTTTATCGTAAAGATTTTATGGAAACCATGTAATGTTGGGTCCAAATCATATAATGTTGGGCCCAAActctgtttaattttttaataaaggtttatgttgataaaaaaaaaggaaaaatacatCCATCTACGTGGGCACGtggatcaaaatttagttttaatcaAGAGGAAAATGTAAATGGTGAAGGAATAGGGACACAATTTTCTCATGTTTTAGCCCTTTGGGCTTTCATATAAATGAATATGATCGAGAAAAAGATTCAATAAATCAGTTGATGGGCCTAATGGGTCTTAACGCGCTTGTTGAACTATAACTTAATTTGTCACCGATGTAATAGTCCATGTGCCTCTAATAAACTTTCAtgatttgtttttcaaatttcactctttttctcttcctttttcaCTTTACATCTTTTACAAATGCTCTTTAGAATCACTTTACTGTTAACACCGATTATTCTTCCTTCAGATACTCTCAGtgtaaatttgaaaaagaattttgttttattttagctaaagttacaaattttgaaatttccaaCTATAGTTTTCAGTTTTCACATTTAAGGAAGGTAACTGTGAAAGTAACGTATAGAGATTTTAGTGAATTAAAGATTTACTACAGATGTAAAGCATTGAATGTACGTTTCTAAACACCCAACTGTATAAAAAATACTAGTGACAATTGGCTGCGTGATAGTAATATCTATTTATGACATTGTAAAAGCCAACGAACCATATAgtattcaatatttatttactttcataattcattattttttctcaaaaaaatattcagtCTTAAATCGCATTAATTAAGAGAAACTCTCgttacatttttttgtaaacaaaattaattaacatTTATCAACACAATTTTTACCAAATTATACATCGGAAAACAAATTCCCTAAACATTAGGCGAAAATCGCGTTGATAAATGAAATTACCATTGTCAAAAGTCAGAACATTAACTCTCGAGATTTCactttaacattttaccaaaaaaaaagtcagaaaataaaataaaattgcttATTTTTACAGGCGGTAGACTATGAGAAAACAAGGCAATACTGCACGTGCATCGAACACGAGCAACTCGCCGTCGCCACCACTCAGTGAGTCAAACCGAGACCGAACGTCCGAGTCAACCGAGTCGTACCTTAACTCGTTTCGCTTCATGACTCGTCCCGCTATGATCCGGCAGACAAGCATCGCCTTCCTCCCTTTACCTCCACCCGCCTTATCATGCGCCATGCAACTCCCGGCGAACGTATATATCGACGCGCCGCCGCCTTTTCCTCCAAGAATTCCCCACGCGCCGCCGCCGTAACTCGGGCCCAAACAGTAGAACCTCATCGTCTCGTTCCCGTCGGCGACGGAGCGCGCGTTCTCCTCACGCGATTTCCCCGCGCTTTTAGTCTTCACGGCTTCGCGATACTCCTCGAACCGGGTCAAAGTCTTCGACCCGTTTTGCACTTTGAAGATCATTTCGATCCGACCCGGAAACGGTTTCGGGCCCCAGCTTGTCTGGAAAATAATCTCCACCACGTTACGCGACTGATGCCCCTCCGCAAGCTCTGTTAATGTCGGCAGAAGCGGGTCACGAACCACAGATGATCGAATCCGTGTCGAAGGGGTTGAAACCGGGTCGGATTCTCGttttttgggtttgggtttgtgTTTGGGTTTTTTAGTGTTGATCACGTCTTTTAGGTTCTGTGTGCTTCTTCTGCAGCTATAGCTTGTCACTAGATGTATTGGATTCGGATTGTAAACATCATCGAAAGCTTTCGACTTGCACTGCCACGATTTGACCCACCCGCTTGACATTTCCAAGATCCGGGCCCAAAgtctctagttttttttttggtttctctcTCTGTCGCTCGGTCTAGAGAACTTTGAAGCATATGAAAAAGAAGCGAAAGAAAGCTTTGTCGGGCGCGATGATGATAATAATGGGAATATAAGTGTAAGTTGGGTCTTAGAGTAAGTTACAGTATTACCCTTTATTGTAAAAGGAAGGTCACGTCTAGGGTCGGCAATATTGTCTTTTTGCAATGgaaaaagtattttattttgtaaaaggagaagttttgaattttatcttGAGTAAGATAATACACAAAAAGAAATGTAACGAAAATTTTTACTGTCTTTGTCTTGGTACAGTCTTGTATTTTCCACCTTTGTGTTATTAGTTAACTGCGTATCAAAAATGGGAGAAGACAAAATTATTTCATAGTTTCAGAGAGTTTGCTTTTGATTTTATGTAGGATAATATACAAGGAACAAGACGGAAATAAATGTAGGGAAAAATTGACAGTGgggttttattgtttttattttggtacaGTCTTGTGATTCTTGTCTTTTTATCATAAATGGATcacaaaaatacacaaattacattttttaaaaatcacgTATTTGTTTTTAACTCAATAATAGAATTTCACATGTATGTCTATTCAATACAAATACAATTATGATATCTTGATCTTCTAGTCGATGACAAACATATTTGGAAATCAATGTGGATTGTAACGCTATCAGACCAAGAGGCAAGAGGTCCAGAACTATTCAATATTTGCAATTCTTTCGACAAATTAAgttatagtttttgtttttatttaacaaaaaaaaattctaattacCTTAATTCTTTTAAATTGACGCGGATATTCGATCGGTTGTTACCAGCTGCTGAAGACCGAAACAACTAACCCAAACTATGTAATAATTTGAGTTTCCCATggaatgaaatattttataaattatttgttaagtagataattttttatatatttagatatgatacatatttctaaaaatttatagcTAATTCTAttgatttatatgatatttaattaaatttaaatggtattaaaatatatgtatatataatatatttaatctaAATATCTGTTAATTGatgtttttaatcattttattttatgattatttgtatcttttaaCAAGAATATTAAACCACTGatcacaaattttttaaatggtcACTTCTaacagttttaaaatttataatcgttttaaatatttcaaaatataacatacagaaaatttaaatttttattatatagttaatatgattgtttaattttcataatatctatattattaaaagagaagtataGAATAGAAATATCCCTTAAATACTAGTTATTTACACTAGAATGCCACTGAGATATTTATTGaacttatatttaaatatgcttgtatttttctaatttaaataatagatttaagcatctgtaatatatttttctaatttaaataatacatttctTTAATCGAATTCtaaccaaaataattttcaaatagattaatatttttcaatatttattagtaataaatattaaagtaaaaaatcgCACATCATAAttgatttatataatatagaaaaaatataaaataatatattaagttATTAGTATAATATTTAACTTGTGTCTATCAAACACAtttcacttttttaaaaatatattttaaactatatttattattttaatatattcttatattatgataatatattcttatattgttttaatatattctatattCTGTATcattattactttatttattgaATAATTATTCAATACTGCAAATATATATTGTCACCAATCAAACAATATTTTGCACCACTTTTTACTTAAAACCGTAGTTGATCCATGCCGTAgaggtgggcgttcggatacccgttcggaCTCGGATCGgatattttggattttcgggtatttcggtataagagtataatacccgttcggatatttctcaacttcgggtcggattcggatatttttagttcgggttcggttatttcagatcgggttcagatatttagattttgaaagaaaaaaattaaaattttcatttttaatgtttttgtatttaaaaatttagttttcgattaactgactttttattttttaaatagatcaAATTATTAATAGACTTGGagttaaatttcaaaaataaatagatattcatgtggctattattttaagaatttggatgtaagttttgttaatacatgaaacaaaaagcttgatatttcattttaagtgaatatcaaatcatttttctccgtagttatatgtatattatataatcttaAAGTATCTCTgatatcaatataaatattttaaataaaatgagaaatgaaaactaaaattataaaggTAAGTATAtttatgttcggttatcttcggatattcattcgggttcgggtactacccgttcgggttcggatatccaatctctcctaaatcaatacccgttcggatattttgttatttcggttcggatttcggttcgggtaccacttcggatatcgggtaaagtACCCATCCCTACCGTACCGCATTTTAATTTTGCATGAACTGCAGTTACACCGTACCGTATTTTAATTCTGCACCGCTTTTAAAATCAAATCTACCGTCATTGTTGAGAACCAATACATGGATATAAAAACCCTTACGGTATTGTGAACAAAatgaacagagaaaaaaaaactttttttcctttttgcgTTATTGTATGAAAAACGTATTATTAGtggaacaatacttaggttcactcctcaggtgaacttatgaattcacctctttccttatttcaattatattatcataaatattaatgtcacataaataaataaattataaattacaaataaaataaactttaaatcataaactctaaattcgacctaaaaccaaatcttagatcttaaattttaaaccctaaaccctaaatattgtTCTTATTAGTGCAAGTTTGTCTGATTGGTGACATTTATCAATTCAAGACAGATTATTACAATTACGCACCACAAACGTGTCGTCATTCATAACCTAAGAAATAGACTATTTCAAAAGACTGGATGTTTCCAGATTAATTCAGtataatttctttatattaatactctataaattaatatatagtaaaaaatttaaattaatataattttatagttctaaattaatttttttatttagttagtatatcaataaattaataatctttataaattaattaaaattcataattttgaaGTAATTCCAACCTTATtgatttatagaggttttactgtatatatatataaaaacaacatataaaaatatatatgtttctaGGATATGCGTATCTTAATTACTTGTCATCctactattataaaattatatcgtTAGCTTTTAAAAAATAGGGGTTAGTAGTACTGTAGTTATGGaatcttataaaatttagaGATTTACAAAACCAAAATAGAAGAATAGAAGAATAGAAAGAGAATGGAAGCTGCCAACCAGTGACTATAATAAAACAAATCGcactgaaaattttgaaattctcATATAATGACATCCATTTTCTTCTCCTTGTCGTCTCCCTCTTTTTCTGCTTCTTATTTTATCACATATTTCTAAATTATCATATCATCTACCCTAATCATACTAATTAGCCTTGTTTAACCTACGAAGGCATTTGATTAATCAATGACAGATGCTTATAAATCATTGTTGGTTAGTTGTGACATTATTGTCTCAACTACTCATGTTATATGTCTATAAATGCATATtccattaatttatatatactaataataatgttttactCTGTAGTTAAATTATACTTTTTGTTAAAGTATAGACTAACCGTATAATTCACAGCTACGTCTATATATGCATATGTTATTAAGATTGTGTTAATGTTATTTAATCGAATCTCATCAATCAAGCCAGAGTTATGCCAGCTGAATATGGTTGGATATATCATTTGAAAAGGGAACAAatgaacaataataaaattgttCTACAAGAAAATTTGTTTGTGCAAATGCACAGATAACATATGCATTAAAAACGGTTTTATATACTAAAAGGTTTTAtggtgaaaatatttttttagtgaaGAAACTTTTGGGAGAGTGGGTCGCGTAGTAGCATGAGGAGGCCACAACGTTGAAATATGCAAACACCTAATTAAAGCAGTTCTATTAAACAATAGtacaagaaatcaaaacaaaataatagaataataCAAAACTCCCATTCCGCACGTAATCATAATGGTTTGAATTCATGTCCACACTTGACTCAGGGtatttaaatactaaacatCAACTAAAATccttaatttttcaaaatcttttcAAAACACCCtcactatttatttttgaaaagtatatttatatattgcagAATTTAGATCAATTCCAAAACTTATGATCTAACGGAGTGTTAGTGGAAGCAACATCTATAATGATtgttagaattttaaaagtctATAGTTATTGGCTAATGGATTCTAACATTCTTgtaaaatcaagtgttattggaTTGATGATTCTTCAGCGACATataaaatctattgttattcaaaaaaattcgGTTTTAAAGATTCTTAATTCTACAAAATCTTTAGTTATTGAGACTTgaattcttaatattttaactcataaaacaaaactttcaaaatattgCATTGATATTCAAGATTTTCAAAATCGCTGTAGTagaatagttttataaaaattttaaagagaaaaagaccACGATagcacttttttttttgatcaactagTTACTTgcattaaaaactaaatcaaagaATTTATGGCCTCAGGCCCAAATGAGAAAAGAGACAAGATTTAGCTAAAGAGTCCGCTGGACCGTTGGAGGCCCTTGGAGTGAAAATGAAAACGCAAGAGACGAAAGGGGAAGAAGGGAAGAAAGCCAGCGAGTCGATGTCCGATAAAATTCCATAGAGTTCTGTCGATCTTCTTCTTGTGGTAATCGCTCTGACGAGCACTTGAGAATCTGTGCGAATACAGATGTTTGTATGTTGGAGGGAAGAGGCGTGGAGCAGAGCTTCTCGAATTGCAAGGGCTTCGGCCATGCAAGCGGATGAGACGTTTGATGCGGGTTTTGAGGCTCTGTGTAGTTCCGTGGAGTCTCGATCCGTTAAGATCCAACCGAGGCCAGCCAATTGTCGATTTGCTCTCCAAGCGGCGTCCGTGTTGCAGAAGATGGTGGCGTCATCCTGTCTCAGTGGAGGCCGTGGGAGAAGAGGAGGGGTCTTAATCGGTCCGTTTGTTTGGGCTAATTCCCATTCTCTCTGGGAGGAGATAGCTTTGATTGCAGTATCATGTGGCGTGGGCGCTCTATTATCGAAGATCAGGCCGTTTCTGGCAGTCCAAATTGTTCAGTAGAACCAAGGAAAAGCATTGCCAGTGATCCCATACGGAGGCAAGTTCTGCCATGTCCCTGAGCTTTCTATCATTGGCTTGAAAGAGGAGACGTCAGATGTATGTCTGGTGTCGCTCCAGGGGCCACAACGCCAGACTTCCCTTGCAAAGTTGCAATTGAAAAGAAGGTGATCTATTGTTTCCCTCTCGCCGCATCTTGCACAGTTGGTGTTGTTTAGGATGCATCGGGTTTGGAGATTTGCTCCTGTTGGTAGTGCATTGGAGGCTACTCTCCATAGAAAATACTTCAGCTTTGGCAGGAGCTCAGGTGTCCAAATGTGTTTCTTCCAGGTCTCCTAAGACCACGATAgcaccaaaccaaaattttgtcacaaaaatagcatcgaaaggaagaagatgatcaaaaaaaattattgaagagtaaatatgcatttataaatcaAAGGCTTGGACCACTTCTGCAGCTTTGGTTTGCTTCACAAGCATAAACTCCCAagcttttggttttttttttgtttctagcTATAAGGTTTTTAAAttctagttttaaaaaaaaagttacacaTATGATGTACAAAAGTCTTTTtctttgaataaatttaacattatattaaaaatgtatttataactttgggttaattaatctaagacttaCGGTTTAGAGTTAAGCGGTGGGgttttaggaatgtgttcaaatttttaaaaataaaaaataaatattaaaattttcaaaacaaaaatatgctattttggtcattttatttttttgagtgctattttgtgacaaaaacttaaaaagtgctattgagtgctattttgtgacaaaaacttaaaaagtgctaTTTGAGAAAATTGctcttttttaaatatgaaaaactcattaatttttttataaatttaacaaatttcTTGATTCTTAAAATCAATCAACTCTACCTAAATTCATCTCTCACTGACCCTCctacatataaaaaatataccaaaattttaacTAGTCAAAATCCATTAATTAGATAGCAATTCTTTAGAAAACAACGCTTTTTAGATTACTCGTTATTGAAagttactctctctctctctctcttgacgGGATGAGGTAGTTCTACTGGTTAGAGCCTTGGGGGCCAATTGTCATGCTCCCGGGTTCGACGCCAGCTGGAGGCGAACTGCTTCTTCCATGTCACCATTAGTGGTACTGGACTTCGGCCCAGATTAATACCCTCCCGAGTGAAGTGGACCGCTGTCTGACCGGACCCAAGGAATGATCCGCGAAACGGGGAAccctggattatcaaaaaaaaaagttactctCTCTTTCAGTTACATTTTACTCAAATTGacatttttttgtgaaacagaTTGAGTAAAACttaaaaccaatatatatagtttttgctAACcataaaccaatatatatatagtcttgACGTATTGTTTTGAATTAAGTACTTAAGCAAGTCATAAATTCACTAGGAAATGGGTATTGCGAATACACTATACCCCATTACGACTAAAATGATCGTTTCAAAGTTCAAACTATCG includes:
- the LOC108825204 gene encoding uncharacterized protein LOC108825204; the protein is MTISSNSIFPVSCFSWVINMSGGWNRHGRITLLVMQQSRQQNVTPPSNHVVKSAPPKPQSPPQHPPPPPSPPLPFKSKGSSSEPPSRACETWKKHIWTPELLPKLKYFLWRVASNALPTGANLQTRCILNNTNCARCGERETIDHLLFNCNFAREVWRCGPWSDTRHTSDVSSFKPMIESSGTWQNLPPNGLIFDNRAPTPHDTAIKAISSQREWELAQTNGPIKTPPLLPRPPLRQDDATIFCNTDAAWRANRQLAGLGWILTDRDSTELHRASKPASNVSSACMAEALAIREALLHASSLQHTNICIRTDSQVLVRAITTRRRSTELYGILSDIDSLAFFPSSPFVSCVFIFTPRASNGPADSLAKSCLFSHLGLRP
- the LOC108825613 gene encoding uncharacterized protein LOC108825613 gives rise to the protein MSSGWVKSWQCKSKAFDDVYNPNPIHLVTSYSCRRSTQNLKDVINTKKPKHKPKPKKRESDPVSTPSTRIRSSVVRDPLLPTLTELAEGHQSRNVVEIIFQTSWGPKPFPGRIEMIFKVQNGSKTLTRFEEYREAVKTKSAGKSREENARSVADGNETMRFYCLGPSYGGGAWGILGGKGGGASIYTFAGSCMAHDKAGGGKGRKAMLVCRIIAGRVMKRNELRYDSVDSDVRSRFDSLSGGDGELLVFDARAVLPCFLIVYRL